The following are encoded together in the Glycine soja cultivar W05 chromosome 5, ASM419377v2, whole genome shotgun sequence genome:
- the LOC114411928 gene encoding uncharacterized protein LOC114411928 translates to MARTTLDFSSTFQRPHPTAIIMPSPSLPFSLIVHNHHHHYPLKAPTPYSFITNIIIPQPFAPDAADDDHHLHHHKHHTAQAQEEDDEHNQGRSKVAAAAASLMRMRKTLSSHLAS, encoded by the coding sequence ATGGCACGAACTACCTTGGATTTTTCTTCAACCTTTCAACGCCCTCACCCAACAGCAATCATCATGCCCTCACCCTCCTTGCCCTTCTCTCTGATCGTCCAtaaccatcatcatcattaccCCCTCAAGGCTCCCACTCCTTATTCCTttatcacaaacatcatcatccCCCAACCTTTTGCTCCTgatgctgctgatgatgatcaTCACCTTCACCATCACAAGCACCACACAGCACAAGCCCAAGAAGAAGACGACGAACACAACCAAGGAAGATCCAaagttgctgctgctgctgcttcgCTCATGCGCATGAGAAAAACCCTAAGTTCGCATCTAGCTAGCTAG